In a single window of the Campylobacter magnus genome:
- the gmhA gene encoding D-sedoheptulose 7-phosphate isomerase: MKDFFSAELRAHLETAKLMEALNDKINEACALVANTLKSGGKVLICGNGGSAADAQHFAAELTGRYKTERTPLSAIALSTDTSALTAIGNDYGFDMVFERQTLALCAKNDLLIGISTSGNSANVVGAINAAKKIGAKTLGLLGRDGGELGRLCECSIIIPASDTARIQEMHILVIHTLCMATDEAYK, from the coding sequence ATGAAAGATTTTTTTAGCGCAGAACTTAGAGCACACTTAGAGACCGCAAAGCTAATGGAGGCTTTAAATGATAAAATTAACGAGGCTTGCGCTCTTGTAGCAAATACGCTAAAAAGCGGTGGCAAGGTGCTAATTTGCGGAAATGGTGGCAGCGCAGCTGATGCCCAGCACTTCGCAGCCGAGCTAACTGGCAGATACAAAACCGAGCGAACCCCTTTGTCAGCAATTGCCCTTAGCACCGATACTAGCGCACTTACAGCTATCGGCAATGACTATGGCTTTGATATGGTTTTTGAAAGGCAAACTCTAGCCTTGTGTGCTAAAAATGACTTGCTAATAGGCATCTCAACTAGCGGAAATAGCGCAAATGTTGTAGGGGCCATAAACGCAGCCAAAAAAATCGGCGCAAAAACCCTTGGTCTGCTCGGCCGTGATGGTGGCGAGCTAGGCAGGCTGTGCGAGTGCTCTATTATCATCCCAGCCAGCGATACTGCGCGCATTCAAGAGATGCATATTTTGGTAATTCATACGCTGTGTATGGCGACAGATGAGGCGTATAAATAA
- a CDS encoding phosphoethanolamine transferase, which produces MKICYHKVLFALAAYLCALNFVFFAAVLDGLKKAEDPVLLGFTIFAGVFFILLSTLYVLAPPRLIKITGSFFIAVSAFSAYFMYNYGALLNQDMMITVLETDNKEAFSYLNFKLILWTLFLVILPIGLLIALKIEYKKGIKTAFLRGFCGFVLSLSFAGVLVLLNSQSVIPFFRNNSNLKKLHLPYYPIISFARALNSKLSPPKPLEMIAADATRIPNDASKPKLLVFVLGETARAASYSALGYSKNDTNAYTKPFVAANKAAYFEALSCGTLTAVSVPCMFSHMPRVAYDDDINAQNAIDFLASTGVDVSWYGNNNGGCKGVCNRVPWLYFGKEFDDILITALKNQLSNYENQPKDAIIVLHVLGSHGPTYYQRYPNEMKKFTPTCDTSDLAKCSSDEIINTYDNTILYTDYLISEFIAELEKNESFEGSLIYISDHGESLGENGIYLHGLPYAIAPDEQTHVPLMFYSKNADLMSRIKKGVSFSQDNIFHTLLGHFGVSSKYYDKNLDMFER; this is translated from the coding sequence GTGAAAATTTGTTATCATAAGGTATTATTTGCGCTTGCGGCGTATTTGTGTGCTTTAAACTTTGTGTTTTTTGCTGCTGTTTTGGACGGGCTTAAAAAGGCTGAAGATCCCGTGCTTTTGGGCTTTACTATCTTTGCTGGGGTGTTTTTTATCTTACTTTCTACGCTTTATGTTCTCGCACCTCCAAGGCTTATTAAAATCACAGGTTCATTTTTTATCGCAGTAAGTGCTTTTAGTGCGTATTTTATGTATAATTATGGCGCCTTGCTAAACCAAGACATGATGATAACAGTGCTAGAAACTGATAATAAAGAAGCCTTCAGCTACCTAAACTTCAAGCTTATTTTATGGACGCTTTTTTTGGTAATTTTGCCAATAGGGCTTTTAATAGCCCTAAAAATAGAGTATAAAAAAGGCATTAAAACAGCGTTTTTACGGGGCTTTTGTGGCTTTGTGCTTAGCCTTAGTTTTGCTGGCGTGCTTGTGCTTTTAAACTCTCAAAGCGTAATTCCATTTTTCCGCAACAACTCAAATCTAAAAAAGCTTCATTTGCCGTATTATCCGATTATTTCTTTTGCTAGGGCGCTAAATTCAAAACTAAGTCCGCCAAAGCCACTTGAAATGATAGCCGCAGACGCTACTAGAATTCCAAATGATGCTAGCAAGCCAAAACTACTAGTTTTTGTGCTTGGCGAGACTGCAAGAGCAGCAAGTTATAGCGCGCTAGGATATAGCAAAAACGACACAAACGCCTACACAAAGCCTTTTGTAGCTGCTAATAAAGCGGCGTATTTTGAGGCTCTTTCTTGCGGGACGCTAACTGCTGTTTCTGTGCCGTGTATGTTTTCTCATATGCCAAGAGTGGCTTACGATGATGATATAAATGCGCAAAATGCTATTGACTTTTTGGCTAGTACAGGCGTGGATGTGAGCTGGTATGGCAATAATAACGGCGGCTGTAAAGGCGTGTGTAATAGAGTGCCGTGGCTGTATTTTGGCAAGGAATTTGATGATATTTTAATCACTGCGCTAAAAAATCAGCTCTCTAACTATGAAAATCAGCCAAAAGACGCTATAATCGTGCTTCATGTCCTTGGCTCGCACGGACCTACCTACTATCAGCGCTATCCAAATGAGATGAAAAAATTCACGCCAACTTGCGATACAAGCGATTTGGCAAAATGTAGTAGCGATGAGATAATAAACACTTATGATAACACGATTTTATACACTGATTATTTAATCAGCGAGTTTATAGCTGAGCTTGAAAAAAACGAGAGCTTTGAGGGCTCGCTTATTTATATTAGCGACCACGGTGAGAGTCTTGGTGAAAATGGCATTTATTTACACGGACTGCCTTATGCTATCGCTCCTGATGAGCAAACGCATGTGCCGCTCATGTTTTATAGCAAAAATGCTGATTTGATGAGTAGGATTAAAAAAGGTGTGAGTTTTAGCCAAGATAATATTTTTCACACCTTGCTAGGGCATTTTGGCGTTTCTAGCAAATACTATGACAAAAATCTTGATATGTTTGAAAGATAG
- the fliK gene encoding flagellar hook-length control protein FliK: MLNLQTTASSKNEQSAIQSATQKKNEGGNGDFLGALLASLSKDTSHTSSNVSNENKTPQSNSQNTQSTQNSSQNSPQAEFGEQNSQKISENSSSQNSSEQAIGDAALEAEEGKSVALSELSASKGDASTENMPEQEAINDEGFMQVLSVLEGIFGGEAPNIAKISSSLEKLISIEENLAKLKDVKDLKDLLKIAEKLKLGLEKLSITNEALGTLKSKFPALDKANFFKPIDVSLNQAALSAKNAKPAQPVLLASLLGKTAPKSITQVLKEAELEATKTPKTAPKESGLKGLLNGDDIKTKAPKQSANEIAEKVQNKVEQKSAATDLKDLLKNSEKSTKEPKIAAMLNESKKEQKIEPKIAPSPLPSAPKVAKSEVDELKAFDIQNYLNSISKKAASAIETTAPSGAEMPADMQSEPSGESRPSFGDAIENRLSDNNFKDMITALKMQDKIISRDIQQNSVRTFAAQMVEKISEFKPPVTRVNLQLHPAELGEVNITMIARANNLHVNVTSANATMALFLQNQAEFKANLVNMGFSDIQMSFSDHKEGSNAQHSGNKAKKSYESDEDGVMINEFEGSGESTLEIVLPRYI; encoded by the coding sequence ATGCTAAACCTTCAAACCACAGCAAGCTCAAAAAACGAACAAAGCGCAATCCAAAGTGCTACCCAAAAGAAAAACGAAGGTGGCAATGGCGACTTTTTGGGCGCATTGCTAGCTAGTCTAAGCAAAGATACTAGCCACACTAGCTCAAATGTATCAAATGAGAACAAAACCCCACAAAGCAATTCGCAAAACACGCAAAGCACACAAAATTCTAGCCAAAACTCGCCTCAAGCTGAGTTTGGCGAACAAAATAGCCAAAAAATCAGCGAAAATTCTAGCAGCCAAAACTCTAGCGAGCAAGCAATAGGCGATGCAGCGCTAGAAGCAGAAGAAGGCAAAAGCGTGGCACTTAGCGAACTAAGTGCAAGCAAAGGTGACGCAAGCACAGAAAATATGCCAGAGCAAGAAGCTATAAATGATGAAGGTTTTATGCAAGTGCTAAGCGTATTAGAGGGCATTTTTGGCGGTGAGGCACCAAATATCGCAAAAATCAGCTCCAGCCTAGAAAAGTTAATTAGCATAGAAGAAAACCTAGCCAAGCTAAAAGATGTAAAAGATCTAAAAGACCTGCTAAAAATCGCAGAAAAACTAAAACTAGGACTAGAAAAACTAAGCATTACAAACGAGGCTCTAGGCACTCTAAAATCAAAATTTCCAGCACTAGATAAGGCAAATTTCTTTAAGCCTATTGATGTAAGCTTAAATCAAGCTGCCCTTAGCGCAAAAAATGCTAAACCAGCCCAGCCAGTACTGCTAGCTAGCCTGCTTGGTAAAACTGCGCCAAAGAGCATAACTCAGGTGCTAAAAGAAGCCGAACTAGAAGCTACAAAAACCCCAAAAACTGCCCCAAAAGAAAGTGGGCTAAAGGGACTACTTAATGGCGATGATATAAAAACAAAAGCTCCAAAACAAAGCGCAAACGAGATTGCAGAAAAAGTCCAAAATAAAGTAGAGCAAAAATCAGCAGCTACTGATCTAAAAGATCTTTTAAAAAACTCTGAGAAAAGCACAAAAGAGCCAAAAATCGCAGCTATGCTAAATGAGAGCAAAAAAGAGCAAAAAATAGAGCCAAAAATTGCTCCAAGCCCACTGCCAAGCGCACCAAAGGTGGCAAAAAGCGAAGTTGATGAGCTAAAAGCCTTTGATATACAAAACTATCTAAATAGCATTAGCAAAAAGGCGGCCTCTGCGATAGAAACCACCGCTCCAAGCGGTGCTGAGATGCCAGCTGATATGCAAAGCGAACCCAGCGGTGAGAGCCGCCCTAGCTTTGGCGATGCGATAGAAAACCGCCTAAGCGATAATAACTTTAAAGACATGATAACTGCGCTAAAAATGCAAGATAAAATCATCAGCCGTGATATACAACAAAATAGCGTTCGCACCTTTGCTGCCCAAATGGTAGAAAAAATCAGCGAGTTTAAGCCGCCAGTAACTCGCGTAAATCTCCAGCTGCACCCAGCAGAGCTTGGAGAGGTAAATATTACCATGATAGCACGCGCAAACAACCTACATGTAAATGTAACTAGCGCAAATGCGACCATGGCTTTGTTTTTACAAAACCAAGCTGAGTTTAAGGCAAACCTTGTAAATATGGGCTTTAGCGATATACAAATGAGCTTTAGCGACCACAAAGAAGGTAGCAACGCGCAGCATAGCGGCAACAAAGCCAAAAAAAGCTATGAGAGCGACGAAGATGGTGTTATGATAAATGAGTTTGAAGGCAGTGGCGAGAGTACGCTAGAAATCGTCTTACCTAGATATATATAG
- a CDS encoding amino acid permease has product MGFYDFRWVMSLFGTAVGAGILFLPIKTGVSGIYPVFFMMIIALPMVYFSHWGLCRYCFGHKGDISDVSREYYGAKVGFFITALYFFAFLPACVMYGVGITNTIISFAQNQLGMMDISRALVVFALISFLMLVMVLKEDLVIRVCEALVYPLCVILLVFSLYLIQFWDFGVFSVEFSWSDFLLTCFFALPILAFAFEHTPAVSTFASSMRRRYGEDKGIEKAKKVLFLNSILLLFFIMFFVFSSLMCLSSDDLAKAKELNISVVSYFAIKLNNDFIGYSAPVIAFLAIATSFFGHYFGAREGFCGLVDKGCELAGKPAPKPKTLSRFCDLLFYVLMLVCSYLNPSIIGIIDNLTGPIIAGILFLLPVIGFYSVPSLKKYRNIWADAFIFIFGAVTICTVGFNVIKDFF; this is encoded by the coding sequence ATGGGTTTTTATGATTTTCGCTGGGTGATGAGTCTTTTTGGCACAGCTGTTGGGGCTGGGATACTCTTTTTGCCTATCAAGACTGGGGTAAGTGGCATTTATCCAGTGTTTTTTATGATGATTATTGCCTTGCCGATGGTGTATTTTAGCCACTGGGGGCTTTGTAGATATTGCTTTGGGCACAAGGGCGATATCAGCGATGTAAGCCGTGAGTACTACGGGGCTAAGGTCGGTTTTTTCATTACTGCGCTTTACTTTTTTGCCTTTTTGCCAGCTTGTGTGATGTATGGCGTGGGCATTACAAATACCATAATCTCTTTTGCGCAAAATCAGCTTGGTATGATGGATATTTCACGCGCCCTTGTGGTTTTTGCGCTTATTTCTTTTCTTATGCTTGTAATGGTGCTAAAAGAAGATTTGGTAATTAGGGTTTGTGAGGCGCTAGTTTATCCGCTGTGCGTGATACTGCTAGTTTTTTCACTGTATTTGATACAGTTTTGGGATTTTGGCGTTTTTAGTGTAGAGTTTAGTTGGAGTGATTTTTTGCTTACTTGCTTTTTTGCCCTGCCGATTTTGGCTTTTGCTTTTGAGCATACGCCAGCAGTTTCAACCTTTGCTAGTTCTATGCGGCGCAGATACGGCGAGGATAAGGGCATAGAAAAAGCCAAAAAAGTGCTGTTTTTAAACTCTATTTTGCTACTTTTTTTCATAATGTTTTTTGTTTTTTCTTCGCTCATGTGTTTGAGTAGCGATGATTTAGCCAAGGCAAAAGAGCTAAATATTTCAGTAGTTAGCTACTTTGCTATCAAGCTTAATAATGATTTTATAGGATATAGTGCGCCTGTGATTGCCTTTTTGGCGATTGCTACTAGCTTTTTTGGACATTATTTTGGTGCTAGGGAGGGCTTTTGTGGACTTGTGGATAAAGGCTGCGAGCTAGCGGGGAAACCTGCACCAAAGCCAAAGACTCTAAGTAGATTTTGCGATTTGCTTTTTTATGTTTTGATGCTGGTTTGTTCGTATCTAAACCCTAGCATTATTGGGATAATTGATAATCTAACTGGTCCTATTATTGCTGGGATTTTGTTTTTGTTGCCGGTAATTGGCTTTTATAGCGTGCCTAGTTTGAAAAAATACCGCAATATTTGGGCGGATGCTTTTATTTTCATTTTTGGGGCGGTTACGATTTGTACTGTTGGCTTTAATGTAATTAAAGATTTTTTCTAG